The sequence below is a genomic window from Pyrobaculum sp. 3827-6.
CGCTTTTGCTATGAGTCTACAAGAACCGCTCCCCAGCGTTAAGTTAAATACAAACGTTCTACTGTCCCCCTTTGCGTAAAGCTTAAATAAGCTCTCGCTGGGCCTCGCGGAACAGCCATATGTCGACAGCGACAGCGCGCAACTAAGCGGCGAGTCTGCATAAGATGTCACAGTGGCGAAGCCGATAAGAGAGCTGTTGGGAAGCGCGTAAGAGGCGTTTCCAGGAAAAAGAAGGGCTATTGCTATCAGCGTTGCGTTTATCATTCGGCTTTAAACGCCAACAATTGGTATTCGCCTATTATGTTCGCCGGGGCAAATTCGCTTGGCGCGGTGTTTATCAACCCGACGAGTACGTATATCTTATTGCCGTGTACGTCTAAATCTAGCGGAACTCCGAACTGCGGAATAGTGATGAACCTAGCCACCACCCTATACCTACAGACATCAAAAACATAGACGCCAGACATAGAGGCGTCAGCCGCCACCCAATCCTGTCCAATAGGCACATAGACAAAACAGCCAGCTATCGCAAACGGGATAACCTTCCCATACATAGGCATGCCTATGAATTTGTCTACATAGAGGAGCTGTCCATTAGTCAAATTCAAGACAAAGATCTTAGTCTGGTTGGGGTGTTGAATGAGGGGCCTCCTCTCGGCGCCTGGCGCCCAGTAGGTGACGTACGTGCTGCTCGTATAAGCCACGACTCTGCCCTGAGTTACGCCGGCTAGCCCGCTGAAGGTGTATACGTATGATGTTATTAACGTGTGGTTTCTGCTCTTCTGCGGTATTACCAACGCCTGCGCCGGTATTGGCGTCATTATAGATGCAGACCACAGCACAACCGGCATTCCGAGCTCTGCGGATCTCTTGTTATCCAGGGCATATATCGTGCCTTGATCTGTAACGACTACGAGATTCTTCGCGTCTGGCGAAAGAGCAAGGCCGTTCCAAATACTTGTGTAGTTGAAGTAGGGCACTAATGGCGGCGGCGCGAATTTGTAAAGCAGATTGCCGTTCGTGGCGTTAAGCACGTAGACAACGCCGCTGAACCACTTGTACGGATTTCTAGGATCAATATACCACCAAGTAGCCACGGCGACGTATCCCCCACTCGCCGTTGCTATAGGCAGGGAGGTGTACGCCGGCCCCTCTTTGGGCCAGTACCACACGACGTCCCAGCTACCTATCTTCACTGCAAGAAGGCGCGACGCTTGCACAGAGGTGTATTTACTGACTACATACTCTGTCTTATTCAAGACATTTCTCAACTCTGGATACATTTTTATGAGGTTATATTTAACTAGTACGTACTTTAGCTGTTGACTAACTGGATCAATTACCGATTCTCCTATAGTTACAAACATTAAGCCGTCTGAGAATGTTATAAACATCGGCCGGACTCCGTACCAAGGCTGTTTTGTTATTGTAGCGTCTGTTGCGTTTGAGGGGCCTAGGAGGTACTGGGCCAGCTTTATAGAAGCCACCTCCCTCCAGCTGGACGTGTCGTAGATCACTAGTTCTCCCTCCCTAGAAGCTATGCCAACTACGAGGTACTTCCCGTCGGGAGTGAAGTCCTGTACGTAATAAGGCACTCTACCTAACCCATATGTAAACTTAGCTACAAGCGTCCCATTAGAGGCGAATATATACAACTCGCCCTTTTGAGTACCCACGGCTATAAACCTGCCGTCGGGTGAGGTTGTGACAATGCCTTTCTCGTAGGTGGACCAGTCCCAGGCACGTGCGTAAATTCCATTTTGTATTAACCAGTCCTTATCTACAAGAGGCTGAGTTGTCCAGAGGAGTTTCAGCTGGGTTGGGTATTGTTGCTGTACGGTGATCTGCGGCGTTGTGCGCGTGGCGTTGGCTAACTGTGTGCTTAGAGGTGCGGAGGAGGTAGGCGGGCGGGTTTGAATAGGCGCCTTTTCTTGTTGTATAGAAAATAGGAGACTTCCGACGAGGGCCGCTAATACTACTAAGATAAGATATACCCACTTTTTGCTCATGTCTCATCTCGAAATTAGCCAGATATTTAAGTATTACAGAGCTCGTATTGGTGTATTAAAAATTTATAAATACGCGGCTTCCTGTACATATGCAGGTTGCTGTAACCAAAAAGGGCGAGGAGCTCCGCGCCGTTTTTAAAACTGCACTGGAGATTCTGGATAGAATTAGGGAGAGTTCCTCCAGCGAGGTCGCCGGTTTTTTAACTGGGCTGGAGGGCGGCTATGTAGAGCCCGGCTACTCCGGAGCACTTACGCGGGGTAAAATCGAGGTATTGCCCACGGGCCGTAACTTCTTCGCCGTTGATCCAACACAGTTGCCTAGCCCCTCGGCATGGAAAATTGGCGTGGAGTCTGCAGAGAAGTTAATCAAGTACTACATGGAGAGGCACGGGAAGTATCCGGAGAGCGTTGGTGAGGTTTTGTGGTCTATAGATGCTTACAAAGCCGACGGAGAACAACTAGCTCAAATATTATATCTACTGGGGGTTAGGCCCACATGGGATTCGAGCGGCTCGGTGAGGGGTCTTGAGGTTATACCGCTTGAGGAACTGGGCAGGCCGAGGATAGATGTCTTAGTGAGAATTAGCGGAATTGTGAGAGATACCCTCCCCAACTACATCTACTTAATAGACGAGGCCGTCGCCAAGGTGGTAGCACTGGACGAGCCTTATGAGATGAATTACCCAAGAAAACACTATTTTGAAAACCTTGAGAAGCTGAAGGCCGTCGGCGCCGACGATGTAGAGGAGTTAGCGAGGGCCAGAGTATTCGCCGAGCCGCCGGGCGCTTACGGAGCGGGCGTCAACTACGCGGTGGAGGCATCTGCTTGGAGGACCGATGAGGATTTAGCCAAGACCTGGGTTCAGTGGGCTGGCTACGCCTACACGAGGGGGTCCTTCGGCAAGCCTGCCCATGAGGCCCTACTTACTAACCTACACTACGTCGACATGGTGAATAGAAACCATATAAGCGACGAACACGATATATTTAACTGCTGTTGCTACTTCGCTTACCACGGCGGATTTGCCAACGCGGCTAAGGTAGTCTCTGGAAAGGATGTGGAGGTGGTGACTGTGGATACGAGGGACATCAGCAACGTGGATGTGAGGGATATGGGTGATGAGATTGAGCGCGTAGTCCGGGCGAAGCTTCTCAACCCGGTGTGGATTTCGGAAATGAAGAAACACGGCTACCGCGGGGCCAGCGAATTCTCTAAGAAGATACTTCACCTATACGGCTGGTCCGCCACGACGAAATTGGTGGAGAAGTGGGTCTTTGACGAGATCACCAAGACCTATGTCCTCGACGAGGAGATGAGGAGGTGGTTTATGGAAAACAACGTACACGCCCTTGAGGAGATAGCGAGGAGGCTTGTGGAGGCGGCGGAGCGCGGCCTCTGGAAAGCCGACAAGGAGATTTTGGAGAAGTTGCGCAGCATCTATACAGAGATCGAGGCTGTTCTCGAAGGCGAGATTGAGGGGGAGGTCCAAGGAGGAGCTATTGCGATATTTACAGCCTCAGACGTAGATATGTGGCGTAATTCGGACGCGATGAAGAGAGCGGAGGATGCCTTTGAAAAGCTGAAGAAGATAAGCGTAAGGCTGAAGGCATGAGGATATCCGTAGTGCTGGGCTACGGTGGCTACTCTATTAACATTTTTAGAAAGGTCTTGGAGGAGGAAGCGGCGAGGTTTGGCTTTGAGTGGCTTGCGGCCGTTGACGAGGTTTCTGAGAAGTATGCAGAGCTCTACGGTTCTTCAGACGCGGTGTTTATCTACTCTCACAACCTCCCTGAGAAGGTAGTTGATGCTTTGAAGAGAGGTCTTGCATCCGGCGCCATTAAGGTCTGCCTAAACGCAGGGTATCTCTACAACTACCCAGAGCTGGTTAAGCCTGCCGACGTGAGGGTGCAGGAACTCGCCAGGAGGTACTACGTATTAGGCGGCGAAAAGAACCTACGCTCTCTCGTGAGATACATGCTCAAACTACTTGACCGTCAGGTGGAGCCTGACCCCCCGGAGGAGCTCCCGTGGCACTTCATATACCACCCGAGACTCGGTATCTTCAACACCACTAAGGAGTATTTAGAGAAATACGATCTCAGGGGGAGGGCGGGGGTAGTGGGTCTGCTCTATAGCCGTAGCTACTGGCTCTACGGCGATAGGAAGCCGCTCGATTTATTAATAGAGGCTCTTGAGGCTGAGGGTCTCGGCGTCTTGCCGGTAGTCACCTACGGCTATAGGGACTCATCGCTGGGATCGCCATCGGGGGAAGACTCGGTTAGGGAGTTCTTTATAGTAGAGGGACGGCCCGTCGTCGACGTCGTGGTTAGGATGCAGTGGTTCTTCTTACTGGATAGAGGAGGGCGTACGAGGAGGCAAGATAGGATGAACATGGCAGACGTTTCTGTTTTGAAGAACTTGGGCGTTCCCGTAATAAATGTAGCGATGTCATCCTACAAAGATATAAAAAAGTGGCTTGAAGATCCCCAAGGCCTTGACTACCTCTCGCTCGTCTACACAGTGGTGATGCCCGAGGTCGACGGATTAATCGAGCCGATCTTCTATATAGGGGCTAAGAAGAGGCCAGACGGCTCAAAAATGAATGAGCCTTACGAGGAACATGCTAGGTATATCGCCAAGAGGGTTAGGAGGTGGGTTGAGCTTAGGAAGAAGCCTCCTCATGAGAGGAGGATCGCCATAGTCCTCATAAACCCTCCCTGCAAGGGGCTTGAGGCCACTATCGCCGTAGGCTTCGGGCTCGATGTGCCTGAGTCTGTGGTGAGGTTGCTACACAAACTCGCCGAGCTTGGCTACGACGTGGGGGATCCCGAAAAGCTTCCGAAGACCGGCCAGGACTTAATAAGGATTATAAAGGAGAGGAAGGCCCATCCGGACTTCCGCTGGACTTCTGTAAAGATGATTGTAAAGAACGGCGGTGCTCTGGATTTTGTAGACTATGATACCTATATGAAGTGGTTTGAGGAGCTCCCCCGCGACGTTCGTGAGAAGATGGAGAAGGACTGGTTCCACCCCAAGGTCGTGCTTGAGGGGAATCTGCCTAGGGATCTTAAATACGGCTTCACCGGAATGGTCTGGGAGGGGAAGTTCGTCGTGCCGGGCGTGCGTTTCGGCAACGTCGTGATCATGCCGCAACCCAAGTTCGGATGCGCGGGGCCTGCCTGCGACGGCAGGATCTGCAGGATTCTCCACGATCCTACAATAACCCCGCCACATCAGTGGCTGGCGGCGTACAGATGGCTGACGCGGATCTTCAAAACCGATGTAGTGATTCACTTCGGGACGCACGGTTATTTGGAATTTAGGCCGGGCAAGGGGGTTGGGCTAGACGTGTCTAGCTGGCCTGAGATCTCAATCGACGACGTGCCGCATCTCTACGTCTACAATGTGGCTAACCCTATGGAGGGGGTAATTGCAAAGAGGAGGAGCTACGCCGTGATTATAGACCACGTCTACCCGCCAATGGCTTTAGCAGATGTTTATGAGGAGATCGACAAGCTTCTTAACGACTACGCCAGGGCTAAGGCCGTCGGCGATTTTGAAAGAGCTAAGGTGGTGTTTGAAGAGTTGGTGAAGAAGGCCAGGGAGGCTCATTTCAAGGTGCCTGAGGGAGATGTGGAGAAGGCTGTGGAGGAGATACACGAACAGCTCGACTTAGTGAAGGATACTCAGATTGAAATGGGTCTCCACGTCTTTGGCCATGTAGACGCGGAGAAGGTGTATGAATACGCCGTTGCCGTGATGGCGCGCGACACGGCAAAGTTTAAGTCTATTAGACGTGTTATAGCCGAGTGGCTGGGTCTTGACTACGACTGGATGAGGAGGGAGCCCCTCGCTGTTAATAAACTCGGCTTTACGAATAGAGAGACGATAGACCTCATATATAAAGCCGCCGTTGCGGCCTTAAGGCGGATAGAGGCGGAGGGGGTGGAGAAGGCGGAGGGAATACTAACGGAGGAGTTGGGGAAGCTCGGTGTGAGGATATGAGAAGACGCGTCGTCTTCCCCTTCCCGGCCATCGTGGGGATGGAAAAGGCTAAGCTTGCCCTCCTCGCGGTGGCTGTAAACCCCGCCATCGGCGGCGTGTTACTCAGGGGGGATAAGGGGACTGGCAAAACTACCCTAGTGAGATCTCTCGCAGACGTTCTGCCCGAAATCGAAGTGGTGGCCGACTGCCCCTTCCAGTGCCACCCCCGCGATCCCCAGCTTATGTGCGACTCCTGCTACGCCAGATATCAAAATGGGGAGAGGTTGCCGGTAGCTGTGCGGAAAATGCGCGTTATAGACCTCCCGTTGTCTATAACAGTAGATAGGCTTGTGGGCACTCTCGACATCAAGAAAGCCATTACTGAAGGTATCCGCGGGTTGCAACCAGGACTTCTGGCTGAGGCTAACCGCAACATCCTCTACATAGACGAGGTAAATCTCTTAGACGATTACGTGGCGGACGTGTTGCTGGACGCCGCCGCCTACGGCTGGAACGTAGTGGAGAGGGAGGGGATTTCTGTGAGGCACCCCGCCCGCTTTATACTGGTGGCCTCTATGAATCCTGAGGAGGGGGAGCTGAGGCCTCAGCTTCTAGACCGCTTCGGCCTTGTAGTGGACGTGGAGGCGCCGCAAGACCCGGAGGTGAGAGCTGAAATAGTCAGGCGTGTGGAGGAGTACAGCAGAGATCCCGAGGCCTTTTACAAAAAATGGGAGCCTGAAATAGAGGCGTTGAGGGAGAAGATAAAGAAGGCGATACAGCTACTGCCGGAGGTTGAGATGTCTGAAGACCTCTTGAAGTTGTTAGCAGACACCGTGGTGAAGCTCGGCATCAGGACCAGCCGCGCCGAGATTATAACTGCCCGCACCGCAAAAGCCCTGGCGGCACTTGAGGGGAGGACTAAAGTCACTATGGAAGATCTGCAGAAGGCAATGGAGCTGGCGCTTCCCCACAGACTGAAGGCGAAGCCGTTTGAAAAGCCGAGAGTACCCCCGCCTACTAGCAACAAACAAGAGGAGAGCCGGCAGAGCCAGCAACAGTCTCCGCCGCAACAGCCAAGAGAGCCGCAAAGCGGCGGCAGTAGAGAGCCGCAAAGCGGCGGGGATGGGCCCGGCGGAGGCGGCGCCGAGACAAGAGGGGCGGCTGATGTGGACGCGCCCATCGCTTTTAAGAAGGAAGTTGCGGGGGAGGCAAGAGGCCTCTCCTCAAGAGCTTCTGTTAAGAGGGTGGTGGGGCATCCCCTGGGGGTGCCTTATATGTATCTCCCCGCCGAGGGGAGGGAGCCGAGAGATATAGACATAGCGGGCTCTCTTGTCACGGCGGCTCTTAGGGGGGGCGGCCTCCCCCTGAAGGTGGAGCCCGGCGATTTAGCTGTGAGAGTTAGGAGGGCCAGAGCTCCTAGAATTTCGCTTGTCATCTTAGACGCGAGTGGTAGCATGAATTTCATGAAGAGGATAGAGGCGGCTAAGGGTCTTGTAAAGAAAATCGCAGAGGAGTCTTACGTGAAGAGGAGTTACGTCGGCTTAATTACTTTCAGAGGATCTGGCGTAGACGTAGTGGTGGAGCCCACCCGCAACTACTGGCTGGTGCTGGATATTTTAGAAAAAGTGCCCAGCGGCGGCGCGACGCCTATGTCGGCGGCGCTGGCCTACGCCCTTGAGTATTTAAAGAGGCTGAGGCAGAGGCTGAAAGGGGATTACTGGGTATACGTGGTAACAGACGGGAAGGCCAATGTCTCCCTCGGCGGTAACATAAAAGAAGAGCTTAACGCCTACAGCGCGGAGCTTTCAAAATTAGCCAAGCTTGTAGTGGTGGACACAAAGCCCGGCCTATTTGAACCCTCGTTAAACTATATCGAGGTGCTTGCGAAATATGCCACAGATGTGCTTCAAATACCATGAGGGGCGGAGCCTTCAAAAATAGCGAAGCTTGTAGTGGTGGATACTAAGACGGGGTTTCAACCCCTCGCTAACCTTGACGTGCTTACTAATTACGCCGCAGAGCTACTCATTTAGTAAGTAAACTTCGCCGAGATT
It includes:
- a CDS encoding VWA domain-containing protein, with translation MRRRVVFPFPAIVGMEKAKLALLAVAVNPAIGGVLLRGDKGTGKTTLVRSLADVLPEIEVVADCPFQCHPRDPQLMCDSCYARYQNGERLPVAVRKMRVIDLPLSITVDRLVGTLDIKKAITEGIRGLQPGLLAEANRNILYIDEVNLLDDYVADVLLDAAAYGWNVVEREGISVRHPARFILVASMNPEEGELRPQLLDRFGLVVDVEAPQDPEVRAEIVRRVEEYSRDPEAFYKKWEPEIEALREKIKKAIQLLPEVEMSEDLLKLLADTVVKLGIRTSRAEIITARTAKALAALEGRTKVTMEDLQKAMELALPHRLKAKPFEKPRVPPPTSNKQEESRQSQQQSPPQQPREPQSGGSREPQSGGDGPGGGGAETRGAADVDAPIAFKKEVAGEARGLSSRASVKRVVGHPLGVPYMYLPAEGREPRDIDIAGSLVTAALRGGGLPLKVEPGDLAVRVRRARAPRISLVILDASGSMNFMKRIEAAKGLVKKIAEESYVKRSYVGLITFRGSGVDVVVEPTRNYWLVLDILEKVPSGGATPMSAALAYALEYLKRLRQRLKGDYWVYVVTDGKANVSLGGNIKEELNAYSAELSKLAKLVVVDTKPGLFEPSLNYIEVLAKYATDVLQIP
- a CDS encoding WD40 repeat domain-containing protein; this encodes MSKKWVYLILVVLAALVGSLLFSIQQEKAPIQTRPPTSSAPLSTQLANATRTTPQITVQQQYPTQLKLLWTTQPLVDKDWLIQNGIYARAWDWSTYEKGIVTTSPDGRFIAVGTQKGELYIFASNGTLVAKFTYGLGRVPYYVQDFTPDGKYLVVGIASREGELVIYDTSSWREVASIKLAQYLLGPSNATDATITKQPWYGVRPMFITFSDGLMFVTIGESVIDPVSQQLKYVLVKYNLIKMYPELRNVLNKTEYVVSKYTSVQASRLLAVKIGSWDVVWYWPKEGPAYTSLPIATASGGYVAVATWWYIDPRNPYKWFSGVVYVLNATNGNLLYKFAPPPLVPYFNYTSIWNGLALSPDAKNLVVVTDQGTIYALDNKRSAELGMPVVLWSASIMTPIPAQALVIPQKSRNHTLITSYVYTFSGLAGVTQGRVVAYTSSTYVTYWAPGAERRPLIQHPNQTKIFVLNLTNGQLLYVDKFIGMPMYGKVIPFAIAGCFVYVPIGQDWVAADASMSGVYVFDVCRYRVVARFITIPQFGVPLDLDVHGNKIYVLVGLINTAPSEFAPANIIGEYQLLAFKAE
- a CDS encoding cobaltochelatase subunit CobN, translated to MRISVVLGYGGYSINIFRKVLEEEAARFGFEWLAAVDEVSEKYAELYGSSDAVFIYSHNLPEKVVDALKRGLASGAIKVCLNAGYLYNYPELVKPADVRVQELARRYYVLGGEKNLRSLVRYMLKLLDRQVEPDPPEELPWHFIYHPRLGIFNTTKEYLEKYDLRGRAGVVGLLYSRSYWLYGDRKPLDLLIEALEAEGLGVLPVVTYGYRDSSLGSPSGEDSVREFFIVEGRPVVDVVVRMQWFFLLDRGGRTRRQDRMNMADVSVLKNLGVPVINVAMSSYKDIKKWLEDPQGLDYLSLVYTVVMPEVDGLIEPIFYIGAKKRPDGSKMNEPYEEHARYIAKRVRRWVELRKKPPHERRIAIVLINPPCKGLEATIAVGFGLDVPESVVRLLHKLAELGYDVGDPEKLPKTGQDLIRIIKERKAHPDFRWTSVKMIVKNGGALDFVDYDTYMKWFEELPRDVREKMEKDWFHPKVVLEGNLPRDLKYGFTGMVWEGKFVVPGVRFGNVVIMPQPKFGCAGPACDGRICRILHDPTITPPHQWLAAYRWLTRIFKTDVVIHFGTHGYLEFRPGKGVGLDVSSWPEISIDDVPHLYVYNVANPMEGVIAKRRSYAVIIDHVYPPMALADVYEEIDKLLNDYARAKAVGDFERAKVVFEELVKKAREAHFKVPEGDVEKAVEEIHEQLDLVKDTQIEMGLHVFGHVDAEKVYEYAVAVMARDTAKFKSIRRVIAEWLGLDYDWMRREPLAVNKLGFTNRETIDLIYKAAVAALRRIEAEGVEKAEGILTEELGKLGVRI
- a CDS encoding cobaltochelatase subunit CobN, with protein sequence MQVAVTKKGEELRAVFKTALEILDRIRESSSSEVAGFLTGLEGGYVEPGYSGALTRGKIEVLPTGRNFFAVDPTQLPSPSAWKIGVESAEKLIKYYMERHGKYPESVGEVLWSIDAYKADGEQLAQILYLLGVRPTWDSSGSVRGLEVIPLEELGRPRIDVLVRISGIVRDTLPNYIYLIDEAVAKVVALDEPYEMNYPRKHYFENLEKLKAVGADDVEELARARVFAEPPGAYGAGVNYAVEASAWRTDEDLAKTWVQWAGYAYTRGSFGKPAHEALLTNLHYVDMVNRNHISDEHDIFNCCCYFAYHGGFANAAKVVSGKDVEVVTVDTRDISNVDVRDMGDEIERVVRAKLLNPVWISEMKKHGYRGASEFSKKILHLYGWSATTKLVEKWVFDEITKTYVLDEEMRRWFMENNVHALEEIARRLVEAAERGLWKADKEILEKLRSIYTEIEAVLEGEIEGEVQGGAIAIFTASDVDMWRNSDAMKRAEDAFEKLKKISVRLKA